A stretch of Brevundimonas naejangsanensis DNA encodes these proteins:
- a CDS encoding S-(hydroxymethyl)glutathione dehydrogenase/class III alcohol dehydrogenase: protein MKTRAAVAFEAKRPLEIVEVDLEGPRWGEVLVEIKATGVCHTDAYTLDGLDSEGIFPSILGHEGAGVVVEVGPGVTSVEVGDHVIPLYTPECRQCKSCLSRKTNLCTSIRATQGKGLMPDGTSRFSYKGQAIAHYMGCSTFSNYTVLPEIALAKIRKDAPFDKACYVGCGVTTGVGAVTNTAKVTPGSNCVVFGLGGIGLNVIQGLKMVGADKIIGVDINNDKEEWGRRFGMTDFINPKTVSDVVAEVVRLTDGGADYTFDCTGNIDVMRQALESCHRGWGESIIIGVAEAGKEISTRPFQLVTGRVWKGSAFGGARGRTDTPKIVDWYMDGKIEIDPMITHTFGLEDINKAFDLMHEGKSIRSVIVF, encoded by the coding sequence ATGAAGACCCGCGCCGCCGTCGCGTTCGAAGCCAAACGCCCGCTCGAGATCGTCGAGGTCGATCTGGAAGGTCCGCGCTGGGGCGAGGTGCTGGTCGAGATCAAGGCGACCGGGGTGTGCCACACCGACGCCTATACGCTGGACGGCCTGGACTCCGAGGGCATCTTCCCGTCGATCCTGGGCCACGAGGGCGCGGGCGTGGTGGTGGAAGTCGGGCCGGGCGTGACCTCGGTCGAGGTCGGCGATCACGTGATCCCGCTGTACACGCCGGAATGCCGCCAGTGTAAGTCGTGCCTGTCGCGCAAGACCAACCTGTGCACCTCGATCCGCGCCACCCAGGGCAAGGGGCTGATGCCCGACGGCACCTCGCGCTTCAGCTACAAGGGCCAGGCGATCGCCCACTACATGGGCTGCTCGACCTTCTCGAACTATACGGTGCTGCCCGAAATCGCCCTGGCCAAGATCCGCAAGGACGCGCCGTTCGACAAGGCCTGCTACGTCGGCTGCGGCGTGACCACGGGCGTCGGCGCGGTGACCAACACGGCCAAGGTGACGCCGGGCTCCAACTGCGTGGTGTTCGGTCTGGGCGGCATCGGCCTGAACGTCATCCAGGGCCTGAAGATGGTCGGCGCGGACAAGATCATCGGCGTCGACATCAACAACGACAAGGAAGAGTGGGGCCGTCGCTTCGGCATGACGGACTTCATCAACCCGAAGACTGTCTCGGACGTGGTGGCCGAGGTGGTGCGCCTGACCGACGGCGGCGCCGACTACACCTTCGACTGCACCGGCAACATCGACGTCATGCGCCAGGCGCTGGAATCCTGCCACCGCGGCTGGGGCGAGAGCATCATCATCGGCGTGGCCGAGGCGGGCAAGGAGATCTCGACCCGTCCGTTCCAGCTGGTCACCGGCCGCGTCTGGAAGGGCTCGGCCTTCGGCGGCGCGCGCGGCCGGACCGACACGCCGAAGATCGTCGACTGGTACATGGACGGCAAGATCGAGATCGATCCGATGATCACCCACACCTTCGGTCTGGAAGACATCAACAAGGCCTTCGACCTGATGCACGAAGGCAAGAGCATCCGTTCGGTCATCGTCTTCTAA
- a CDS encoding VOC family protein: MFTHITLGANDVEASRKFYDAVFGALGLEPGAADPRGRYWWRTSRGAFAVGKPIDGEAACHANGGTIGFAAASPEAVVAFAEAGVAAGGVAIEDPAGPRETPFGVMHLAYLRDPSGNKICAVHRPG; the protein is encoded by the coding sequence ATGTTCACCCACATCACCCTGGGCGCCAACGACGTCGAGGCGTCGCGCAAATTCTATGACGCCGTGTTCGGGGCCCTGGGCCTGGAGCCCGGCGCGGCCGATCCCAGGGGCCGCTACTGGTGGCGCACCTCTCGCGGCGCCTTCGCCGTGGGCAAGCCGATCGACGGCGAGGCCGCCTGCCACGCCAACGGCGGCACCATCGGCTTCGCCGCGGCCAGCCCGGAAGCGGTCGTCGCCTTCGCCGAGGCCGGCGTCGCGGCGGGCGGCGTGGCTATCGAGGACCCGGCGGGCCCGCGCGAGACCCCCTTCGGCGTCATGCACCTGGCCTATCTGCGCGATCCTTCGGGCAACAAGATCTGCGCCGTTCACCGGCCGGGTTGA
- a CDS encoding DUF4242 domain-containing protein, whose protein sequence is MHKFVIERDMPGAGAMSPAQLKEASRASRDVLQQMGPQIEWVESFVTDDRIYCVYTAPDEATIRRHAEAAHMPADRISEVRAVINPSTADAPA, encoded by the coding sequence ATGCATAAATTCGTCATTGAACGCGACATGCCCGGCGCCGGCGCCATGTCTCCCGCCCAGTTGAAGGAGGCCTCGCGCGCGTCGCGCGACGTCCTGCAGCAGATGGGTCCGCAGATCGAATGGGTCGAAAGCTTCGTCACCGACGACCGGATCTACTGCGTCTATACGGCGCCCGACGAGGCGACGATCCGCCGCCACGCCGAAGCCGCGCACATGCCCGCCGACCGCATCTCCGAGGTGCGCGCGGTGATCAATCCCTCGACCGCCGACGCCCCCGCCTAA
- the fghA gene encoding S-formylglutathione hydrolase → METTKTHIVHGGTLRYLKHDSATTGTSMTLSVFTPAGEGPFPVLIWLSGLTCTEDNFTTKAGAYKAAAEHGVIIVAPDTSPRGEGVADDPAYDLGQGAGFYVDATQAPWAPHFRMESYVTGELIDLIDAEFPTTKTRSIFGHSMGGHGALTLALRHPELFKSVSAFAPIASPTRCPWGEKAFTAYLGEDRAQWAKHDAALLIESGAAKGVFDDILVDQGDADSFLTDQLKPELLTAAAEKAGQGLTLRMQPGYDHSYFFMASFVDDHVAFHAERLKA, encoded by the coding sequence ATGGAAACGACCAAGACCCACATCGTCCACGGCGGCACGCTGCGCTATCTGAAGCACGACAGCGCGACCACGGGCACGTCGATGACCCTGTCGGTCTTCACGCCCGCGGGCGAGGGGCCGTTCCCGGTCCTGATCTGGCTGTCGGGCCTGACCTGCACCGAGGACAACTTCACCACCAAGGCCGGGGCCTATAAGGCCGCCGCCGAACACGGCGTCATCATCGTGGCGCCCGACACCTCGCCGCGCGGCGAAGGGGTGGCCGACGATCCGGCCTATGACCTGGGCCAGGGCGCGGGCTTCTATGTTGATGCGACGCAGGCGCCGTGGGCGCCGCACTTCCGCATGGAGAGCTACGTCACCGGCGAACTGATCGACCTGATCGACGCCGAGTTTCCGACCACGAAGACGCGCTCGATCTTCGGCCACTCCATGGGCGGGCACGGGGCGCTGACCCTGGCCCTGCGTCATCCCGAGCTGTTCAAGTCGGTCTCGGCCTTCGCGCCGATCGCCTCGCCGACGCGCTGCCCCTGGGGCGAGAAGGCCTTCACCGCCTATCTGGGCGAGGACCGGGCGCAATGGGCGAAACACGATGCAGCCCTGCTGATCGAGAGCGGGGCGGCGAAAGGCGTATTCGACGACATCCTGGTGGATCAGGGCGACGCCGATTCCTTCCTGACCGATCAACTGAAGCCGGAACTGCTGACGGCGGCGGCGGAAAAGGCGGGGCAGGGGCTGACCCTGCGCATGCAGCCGGGCTATGACCACTCCTACTTCTTCATGGCCAGCTTCGTGGACGACCATGTGGCCTTCCACGCCGAGCGGCTGAAAGCCTGA
- a CDS encoding DUF885 domain-containing protein, protein MMDRRRLLMSVAAGGALAASGAVRALAQTAPAGGVSAQFRALMDKIAQDLVLSNPETLTMLGMDRGPMAAARCKLNDRSQAKVDADKVKFVEAMKATKAIDRAQLTGVEQTYYDSLEFFGDTAMEGYAFPYGGGFFPSPYTVSQLGGAYQQIPDFLDSQHRIEAADDAEAYLSRLSDFAKGLDDERARMRAEFAAGAVPPDFVIDRTLTQMAAITGTAPADSVMSQSLARRTAEKGIAGDWAARAQAILTKEVYPAIQRQADAFTAVRPGASHDGGVWRLPDGDAYYRYGLKYYTTSSMTPDEVHQMGLEQVADISARADALLKAQGMTQGTVGQRIAALGKDPRFVYPNTDEAKDELLQALNAQMVAMQARLPEYFGRLPKSPCEIRRVPKAIEAGAPGGYYQQPALDGSRPGAYYINLRDTAEWPKWTLPTLTYHEAVPGHHFQIALQMERPDTPILMKVLGFSAYSEGWGLYAEQLADEMGVYENDPFGRIGYLQSLMFRAARLVVDSGLHHKRWSREQGIRYMVDTLGDQESSIATEVERYCVWPGQASSYKVGHTTWARLREDAKRRLGPRFDIKGFHDAGLNLGGVPLTVLERTMNAWTPA, encoded by the coding sequence ATGATGGATCGTCGCCGGCTGTTGATGTCGGTCGCCGCGGGGGGCGCCCTGGCGGCGTCGGGCGCGGTTCGCGCTCTGGCGCAGACGGCCCCGGCGGGCGGCGTCTCGGCCCAGTTCCGCGCCCTGATGGACAAGATCGCTCAGGATCTGGTCCTGTCGAACCCCGAGACCCTGACCATGCTGGGCATGGACCGCGGCCCGATGGCCGCCGCCCGGTGCAAGCTGAATGACCGCTCCCAGGCCAAGGTCGACGCCGACAAGGTCAAGTTCGTCGAAGCCATGAAGGCGACGAAGGCCATCGACCGGGCCCAGCTGACGGGCGTCGAGCAGACCTATTACGACTCGCTGGAGTTCTTCGGCGACACGGCGATGGAAGGCTACGCCTTCCCCTACGGCGGCGGCTTCTTCCCCTCGCCCTATACGGTCAGCCAGCTGGGCGGCGCCTATCAGCAGATTCCCGACTTCCTCGACAGCCAGCATCGCATCGAGGCGGCGGACGATGCCGAGGCCTATCTGTCGCGCCTGTCGGACTTCGCCAAGGGTCTGGACGACGAGCGGGCCCGGATGCGGGCCGAATTCGCCGCCGGGGCCGTGCCGCCGGACTTCGTCATCGACCGCACCCTGACGCAGATGGCGGCCATCACCGGCACGGCGCCCGCCGACTCGGTCATGAGCCAGTCGCTGGCTCGCCGTACGGCCGAGAAGGGCATCGCCGGCGACTGGGCCGCGCGCGCCCAGGCCATCCTGACCAAGGAGGTCTATCCGGCGATCCAGCGCCAGGCCGACGCCTTCACCGCCGTGCGCCCGGGCGCGAGCCATGACGGCGGCGTCTGGCGCCTGCCGGACGGCGACGCCTACTACCGCTACGGGCTGAAATACTACACCACGTCGTCCATGACGCCGGACGAGGTGCACCAGATGGGGCTGGAGCAGGTAGCCGACATCTCGGCCCGCGCCGACGCCCTGTTGAAGGCGCAGGGGATGACGCAAGGCACGGTGGGCCAGCGCATCGCCGCCCTCGGCAAGGACCCGCGCTTCGTCTATCCGAACACGGACGAGGCCAAGGACGAGCTGCTGCAGGCGCTGAACGCCCAGATGGTGGCCATGCAGGCGCGCCTGCCGGAATACTTCGGCCGCCTGCCCAAGTCGCCGTGCGAGATCAGGCGCGTGCCCAAGGCCATCGAGGCGGGGGCGCCGGGCGGCTATTACCAGCAGCCGGCCCTGGATGGCTCGCGCCCCGGCGCCTACTACATCAACCTGCGCGACACGGCGGAGTGGCCCAAGTGGACCCTGCCGACCCTGACCTATCACGAGGCGGTGCCGGGCCATCACTTCCAGATCGCCCTGCAGATGGAGCGGCCGGACACGCCGATCCTGATGAAGGTGCTGGGCTTCTCGGCCTATTCCGAGGGCTGGGGCCTCTATGCCGAACAGCTGGCGGACGAGATGGGCGTCTATGAGAACGACCCCTTCGGCCGGATCGGCTATCTGCAGTCGCTGATGTTCCGGGCCGCGCGCCTGGTGGTCGATTCCGGCCTGCACCACAAGCGCTGGAGCCGCGAGCAGGGCATCCGCTACATGGTCGACACCCTGGGCGACCAGGAATCCAGCATCGCCACCGAGGTCGAACGCTACTGCGTCTGGCCGGGCCAGGCGTCCAGCTACAAGGTCGGCCACACCACCTGGGCGCGCCTGCGCGAGGACGCCAAGCGCCGCCTGGGGCCACGCTTCGACATCAAGGGCTTCCACGACGCCGGGCTGAACCTGGGCGGCGTGCCGCTGACGGTGCTGGAGCGGACCATGAACGCCTGGACGCCCGCCTAG
- a CDS encoding DUF885 domain-containing protein, with product MIDRRRLLLTAAATAAVAPSIAHAAANGADARLNALLDGWFEADIDESPERATNLGLDKGARAGLAFQLSEEGPDAIRKDREKAVRRWNELRAFDQTGLSEAGALNYAIAAFGRQTSAETARFDYGAGPGRPSPYVVTQLSGAYFSTPDFMDNQHRVEDKNGADAFLSRLDAFAGVLDGETAKIREDAGLGVIPPDFIIDRMLPQVRALRDAPAADMAMIQSLARKTGTLNLSGYDARAAAIVDQKVKPALARQIEALETLRPQATHDAGVWRLPDGEAFYAAGLKSNTTTTLSAKEIHAMGREQVAEISAEIDAILKAQGYTQGTVGERIQALNKDPAQLFPNTDAGKEELLAWLNEQVAALEPKLPSVFGRLPRTHVEIRRVPVSIQSGAPGGYYQGPPLDGSRPGAYYINLRDSGNWPRFALPTLTYHEASPGHHLQVALQRESGELPQWRRAGGFSAFNEGWALYAEAVAANDLDAYATDPLGRVGFLMSYLFRAVRLVVDTGIHSERWSREQAVDYMAASGAKPLDASNSEINRYTVWPGQACSYKVGHTVIARLRKEAEAKPGFDLRGFHDRVLGSGSLPLAVLEARMRA from the coding sequence ATGATCGACCGCCGCCGCCTTTTGCTGACCGCCGCCGCCACGGCCGCCGTCGCCCCCTCTATCGCCCATGCGGCGGCCAACGGCGCCGACGCGCGCCTGAACGCCCTGCTGGACGGCTGGTTCGAGGCCGACATCGACGAGTCGCCCGAACGGGCCACCAACCTGGGCCTGGACAAGGGCGCCCGCGCGGGCCTGGCCTTCCAGCTCAGCGAGGAGGGGCCCGACGCCATCCGCAAGGACCGCGAGAAGGCCGTCCGTCGCTGGAACGAGCTGCGCGCCTTCGATCAGACCGGCCTCAGCGAGGCCGGGGCGCTGAACTACGCCATCGCCGCCTTCGGGCGCCAGACCTCGGCCGAGACGGCGCGTTTCGACTACGGCGCGGGGCCGGGCCGCCCGTCCCCCTATGTCGTGACCCAGCTGTCGGGCGCCTATTTCTCGACGCCGGACTTCATGGACAACCAGCACCGGGTCGAGGACAAGAACGGGGCTGACGCCTTCCTGTCGCGCCTGGACGCCTTCGCGGGCGTGCTGGACGGGGAGACGGCCAAGATCCGCGAGGACGCCGGGCTCGGCGTGATCCCGCCCGACTTCATCATCGACCGGATGCTGCCGCAGGTCCGCGCCCTGCGCGATGCGCCCGCCGCCGACATGGCCATGATCCAGTCGCTGGCCCGCAAGACCGGAACGCTGAACCTGTCGGGCTATGACGCCCGCGCCGCCGCCATCGTCGATCAGAAGGTCAAGCCCGCCCTGGCCCGCCAGATCGAGGCCCTGGAGACGCTCCGCCCGCAGGCCACGCATGACGCCGGCGTGTGGCGTCTGCCGGACGGCGAGGCCTTCTACGCCGCCGGGCTGAAGTCGAACACCACGACCACGCTGAGCGCCAAGGAAATCCACGCCATGGGCCGCGAGCAGGTGGCCGAGATCAGCGCCGAGATCGACGCCATCCTGAAGGCCCAGGGCTATACCCAAGGCACGGTCGGCGAGCGCATCCAGGCCCTGAACAAGGACCCGGCCCAGCTCTTCCCCAACACCGACGCGGGCAAGGAAGAACTGCTGGCCTGGCTGAACGAACAGGTCGCCGCCCTGGAGCCCAAGCTGCCGTCCGTGTTCGGCCGTCTGCCCAGGACGCACGTCGAGATCCGCCGCGTGCCGGTGTCGATCCAGTCGGGCGCGCCGGGCGGCTACTATCAGGGGCCGCCGCTGGATGGCTCGCGCCCGGGGGCCTACTACATCAACCTGCGCGACAGCGGGAACTGGCCGCGCTTCGCCCTGCCGACCCTGACCTACCACGAGGCCTCGCCGGGCCACCACCTGCAGGTGGCGCTGCAGCGCGAGTCGGGCGAGCTGCCGCAATGGCGCCGCGCCGGCGGCTTCTCGGCCTTCAACGAGGGCTGGGCGCTGTACGCCGAGGCGGTGGCGGCCAACGACCTGGACGCCTATGCGACCGACCCGCTGGGCCGGGTGGGCTTCCTGATGTCCTATCTGTTCCGGGCGGTGCGCCTGGTGGTCGACACCGGCATCCACTCCGAGCGCTGGAGCCGCGAGCAGGCGGTCGACTATATGGCGGCCTCGGGCGCCAAGCCGCTGGACGCCTCGAACAGCGAGATCAACCGCTACACCGTCTGGCCGGGCCAGGCCTGTTCCTACAAGGTCGGGCACACCGTCATCGCCCGCCTGCGCAAGGAGGCCGAGGCCAAGCCCGGCTTCGAC